The Paenibacillus dendritiformis region CTTGATGAGTAATCCAGGAACTCCTTGAATCCCGGCACGTCGGCATAGAGCGGATTCGTGAATGCGGACGTTCTCGTCGGGAGATTCCCGATCGCAGCCGTAAATTCAGCCATTTGCTCCGGCTCGGTAATCCACTTCAAGAACTTCCAGGAGGCATCCGGATGCTTCGCGCCCTTCGGAATATAGAACACGCTCGTCGCTACATTCCCCGGATTCTTCATGTCCGGATTGTTCTCATCATACGGAATCGGCGCAATGCCGTAATTCAGATTCGGCGCGAATTGCTTAATGAAGGTCGGCAGCCATTCGCCGTCGATCGTCATGGCATATTTGCCGGAGAAGAACGGATTCTGCGCGGACATATATTGTCCAAGACCCGAAGAGAACCGATCCAGATTGTCAGACCCGTATTGATCCCAGATACTCTTGGATAGCTCAATGGCCGCTTTCACGCCCGGATGATCCGGCGTCACCTGCTTCGCTTCGGCATCGTAGAACGAACCGCTGTACGCATAGGCGAAGGTGTACGCATCCATTCCCGGCCATAGTCCGAGACGCTGAAGGCGTCCTCCGTCCTCCACGATGCTCAGCGCCTTGATATATTGCTTCAGCTCGCCGATCGTAGCCGGAGGACCGTCGAAGCCCGCCTCGCCCAATATATCTTTGTTATAGAACAGCATCGACACGTGCATCGCAATCGGAATGGCGTAAGTCGTGCCCTCATACTGCGATGTGCTCAATGCCGCCGGAACGAAATCTTGCAGATCGACGCCATCCTGGGCAATATAATCATCCAGCGGCATCATGGCGCCGCGCAGTCCCCAAGGCACCACATTCTGGCCGAATTGCGAGGCGATATCCGGAGGATTGCCGCCGGTAATCGCCGTGAGCTGCTTCTGATAGTCGCTCTGCGACAGCCCCTTCACCTGGATGCCGGGATTGGCCGCATTCCACTTGGCGATCAGCTTCTCAATCGCTTCTCCCTCCGGCCCGGTCCATCCGTACCAGAAGCTGAGCTCTACCGCGTCGGCGGAAGAACCGTTGTCTGTCCCGCCGGCTTCGCTCCCCTTGTTCTGGGAGCTGCCGTCCGCATTCTGGGAATTGCCGCCAGAGCATCCGGATACAATCGAGATCATAAGAACGAGAGCAAGACACCACATCACCGATTTTCTTCTCATACTTCATCCCCCCGTAATGGTGAATCGAACAACCGTCTGCGACCCTGTTAGGCTAACAAGTACCCATATGGTAGCATGTAAACGCTTTATTTCATTTCACTTTTGTCTGTATAAGTGGGATTATCGTATGATTGTCATTCTTTGGCTGCACGGCTTGCTTGCGGAAATAGGTAGGAGAGATGCCCGTATATTTTTTGAAGATTCTGCAAAAATAAGAGAGTTCGTTGAAGCCTGTCGAATAGCACACATCCGTTACGGACAGCTCCGGCCGCATTAGCATGCCGATTGCATGGAAGATGCGAAGATCGGTGACATAGCGGTTGAACGTCTTGCCTGTCCATTCCTTGAACAGCCCGCAGAAGGTCGACCGCGACAGATTCGCGATCGAGCATAACGTATCGAGCTTCAAATTTTCTTGATAATTCGTATGGATGTATTCGATCACCCCGGTCATAATATTTTTATATTTTTCCGATTTCTCGAACCCCGCATCGACCAGCTCCCGATTCACCTGCCGAACCAGGATGGACAGCAGCAGAAGCAGGTTTGCTTTCAATAAGATCTGAAAAAAGGGAGATCGCCTCTCATACTCCGCCAGCATCTCCCTCATCAGATTTCGAACCCTGACCTCGATTACGTTCTCCAGCGTAATTCTGGACTGGATGCGGCTCTCCCTTCGTAAAAAATACTCGACATAAGCTACATCAAAAAAAGAATGATCCGCCGGCTTCTCTTCCAACCGTTCGTTGATAAAGGAGGGCATAAATTCACAGCCGTATATTTCAAGCTCCTGCTCCGAAGGAATCTCTACGCTATGCAAGGTAAACGGAGAGACGACAAAAATATCCCCCGCCGCAATCGCGAACCGCTCGCCGCTCACCGTATGATGGAAGGCTCCTCTAGCGACATACCAGATCTGAAAGTAGTCGTGGCAGTGGATCATTAAGCTCGGTTGGGCCGTCAATCGATACATTTTGCAGGGCAAGTCCTCCAGCATTTCCATCTTGGAATTGAAATAAATAATGCCGGAACGAGTCAATTCATCAATATCAGCGATGTTCCATTGAAGTGCCAATGATATTCACTCCTTCATATTCCGCTATATGTGCTCGGCCATTCGAATACTTCTCTTCCTTGTAACCGTTTTCCTATGATCGTATGCAAAAATTTAAACATCTCGCTCCAAAAAGAGATTACAATGAAAGTGAAGAGAGGAACGTCGATATGGAGGAGTGGGGATGCCCATGAAGCCCAAAATCGTATACTTGGACGGTGTAAGAGGATTGGCCGCTTGCATCGTGGTGATATGCCACTTCTTTCAGGTGTTTCTTCCGTCTGTCTTTGAAGGCAGACCGGAGATTGCGCATTTCGCCTTCGAGGCGACAGCCGCGCAGACCCCAATCAATCTGCTGTATAACGGTAACTTTTCTGTATGCCTGTTCTTCGTGCTAAGCGGTTACGTGCTGAGCTATCGTTATTTTCAGACCAAAGACCGCCTGCCTCTCTACTCCTCCGCAGCTCGAAGATACTTCCGCTTGGCCGTGCCCGCTTTTCTGTCCGTTGTCTTGGCTTATCTGGCAATCATCGGCGGATTCGGGTTCTATGACGACCTTCAAGGGATTACCCTCTCCTCCATGCCCGATCCGTTCGCGGCCGATACCGGCGTATGGACGATGCTGACAGAGAGCCTGTTCCATACCTTCTTCACTTATGGCTCGCAATACAATCCCGTGCTCTGGACGATGACGTACGAGCTGTTCGGGTCCTTTTTGATCTTCTCGTTCCTGCTGCTGCTCGGGAAGCGCAAGCTTCGGTTCGCCGTCTATGCGCTCCTGATCTGGTTCTGGATCGACTCTTACTATTTGGGATTTGTGCTGGGCATGCTGCTGAGCGATCTCAAGCATAGCGACCGGAACTGGCTGGCCGCCATCAACCGGCCCTGGATCCATGTGATATTGGTCATCGCCGGCATATACCTGGGCTCTTACCCTTATTGGAGTCCGCAGGGAACCGTGTATTCCATCCTCGTATGGGAAGCGCCCGGATTCTCCTTCTTCGAGTTCTACCATGTCATCGGATCGTTCCTGATCCTGACGGCCCTATTGAACTCCAGCCGGATGCAGACCCTGTTCAACCGCAAGCTGTTCGCCTATTTGGGCAAAATATCGTTCTCGCTGTATCTCGTGCATTTTACTATTATATGTTCCCTCGGCAGCTATATCTTCTTGCAGCTCCATTCCGTGCTGCCTTACGGGATGAGCGTCCTGCTGGCGATGCTGAGTACGCTGCCGGTGATATTTGCCGTGGCCCATCTCTTCGAGCGGTTCGTCGATGCCAAGACGCTAGCCCTGCTCTCGCGATGGAGCAAGCGGCTGTTCGGCACTGCGAAGCGGCGAAGAAGGGAGCACACCGTACAGGGGGAGAGAACGGTTGGGATGGATTGAGAGCACCAGTGGCTGCATACGTCTCTTCTACATCGAATATAGTTATCTAGGGAGATGTCCCATTCATCTTTATATCGTATGGAAGCAGGCTGACTAACGGTCCTGATAATGATTTCATTTGAAAATATTATAAATTTTCAACCTTTTCTCATCATTCTTATTCTATGATGGAGCTTGTATGCATTATAGCCAGGTCCAAGACCCGCCAAAGGTCTAGGATCACAACCGCACTCCAGTCCATTTCCAGTCCGCCCCTTTTCGGATACGATTAGAGTAACAAATTCAGAGAGAAGAAGTAGCCAGAGATGGTGAAGTTATAGATAAAGGGAGATGTTAGGAAACATGTATGATCGGGGTTACGGTAAACAGCCGAAGGAGAAGGTGCTCGTTCTCGCAGGATCGCTCGGCCACGGCCATCTGCAAGCGGCTCACGCGATTCGGGAAGCGGCGCGCACCTGGTACCCGCAGGAGGCGGAAGTGCATGTCGTCGATTACTTGGAACAGGTGTCGCCGCATCTGCACACGGTCGGTTCGTACTGCTTCGTGCAATGGTTGAAAATGTTCCCGAATATGTACGGCTTTCTGTTCGAGATGACACGCCGGGATCATCGTTTCTCCCAGCTGATTAAAAATGTGCCGCTGACAAGTCTGCGTCCGCTCATCAAGCTGATTCGCGAGGTGCAGCCGACAATTATCGTCAGCACGTTCCCGGCGGCGAGCGCGGCGGTATCCCGCCTGAAGGAGCGCGGAGCTGTGCAATGCGGCCTGGTGACGGTCATCACCGACCATACCGATCACAGCTTCTGGATTCACCCCCATACCGACCGTTATCTGGTCGGCTCGGAGGAAGCCCGGGCCAAGCTGGCCGGACAAGGCATTCCCGCCTGCCGGATCGAGGTGTCCGGCATTCCGGTTCGTCCGGAGTTCTATGGAAACTATGACAAAGTCGCGCTTCGCCGCCGCTACGGCCTGGATCCGGATCGGATGACCGTGCTGCTGATGGGCGGTGGCTGCGGCCTGCTCGATCCCGATTTC contains the following coding sequences:
- a CDS encoding ABC transporter substrate-binding protein produces the protein MRRKSVMWCLALVLMISIVSGCSGGNSQNADGSSQNKGSEAGGTDNGSSADAVELSFWYGWTGPEGEAIEKLIAKWNAANPGIQVKGLSQSDYQKQLTAITGGNPPDIASQFGQNVVPWGLRGAMMPLDDYIAQDGVDLQDFVPAALSTSQYEGTTYAIPIAMHVSMLFYNKDILGEAGFDGPPATIGELKQYIKALSIVEDGGRLQRLGLWPGMDAYTFAYAYSGSFYDAEAKQVTPDHPGVKAAIELSKSIWDQYGSDNLDRFSSGLGQYMSAQNPFFSGKYAMTIDGEWLPTFIKQFAPNLNYGIAPIPYDENNPDMKNPGNVATSVFYIPKGAKHPDASWKFLKWITEPEQMAEFTAAIGNLPTRTSAFTNPLYADVPGFKEFLDYSSSGNLQSFPATSFANEYMTEFGVQYDAILRGSISMEEGLKKVKDKIQPLVK
- a CDS encoding helix-turn-helix transcriptional regulator; its protein translation is MALQWNIADIDELTRSGIIYFNSKMEMLEDLPCKMYRLTAQPSLMIHCHDYFQIWYVARGAFHHTVSGERFAIAAGDIFVVSPFTLHSVEIPSEQELEIYGCEFMPSFINERLEEKPADHSFFDVAYVEYFLRRESRIQSRITLENVIEVRVRNLMREMLAEYERRSPFFQILLKANLLLLLSILVRQVNRELVDAGFEKSEKYKNIMTGVIEYIHTNYQENLKLDTLCSIANLSRSTFCGLFKEWTGKTFNRYVTDLRIFHAIGMLMRPELSVTDVCYSTGFNELSYFCRIFKKYTGISPTYFRKQAVQPKNDNHTIIPLIQTKVK
- a CDS encoding acyltransferase family protein — translated: MPMKPKIVYLDGVRGLAACIVVICHFFQVFLPSVFEGRPEIAHFAFEATAAQTPINLLYNGNFSVCLFFVLSGYVLSYRYFQTKDRLPLYSSAARRYFRLAVPAFLSVVLAYLAIIGGFGFYDDLQGITLSSMPDPFAADTGVWTMLTESLFHTFFTYGSQYNPVLWTMTYELFGSFLIFSFLLLLGKRKLRFAVYALLIWFWIDSYYLGFVLGMLLSDLKHSDRNWLAAINRPWIHVILVIAGIYLGSYPYWSPQGTVYSILVWEAPGFSFFEFYHVIGSFLILTALLNSSRMQTLFNRKLFAYLGKISFSLYLVHFTIICSLGSYIFLQLHSVLPYGMSVLLAMLSTLPVIFAVAHLFERFVDAKTLALLSRWSKRLFGTAKRRRREHTVQGERTVGMD
- a CDS encoding MGDG synthase family glycosyltransferase, with protein sequence MYDRGYGKQPKEKVLVLAGSLGHGHLQAAHAIREAARTWYPQEAEVHVVDYLEQVSPHLHTVGSYCFVQWLKMFPNMYGFLFEMTRRDHRFSQLIKNVPLTSLRPLIKLIREVQPTIIVSTFPAASAAVSRLKERGAVQCGLVTVITDHTDHSFWIHPHTDRYLVGSEEARAKLAGQGIPACRIEVSGIPVRPEFYGNYDKVALRRRYGLDPDRMTVLLMGGGCGLLDPDFFRAMEEADWAADMQFIVICGRNERLQRHLEEWAASSSLHIRVEGYVQPVHEYMAMSDLLITKPGGVTTTEAVVQRLPLLVYKPLPGQEQDNIRYLVRKGLACQAEDPEDLVSQLSSFASRPEALQWMSVRAQAERQHTQARVLEAILQVERHPIVPRKTARLRFRRNYV